The DNA region ATTTGTATATTTTCAGCATTAGAAAAAGTCTTAATGGTCTCAGTCATGCCGACATGGTATGTTATTTTTGTAACATCATTTATATCGATGAATTCATGTAAACTTTCCTCATGTGTTTCTTGTAAAAACATCACAATAATCATTGCACTAAGATATATTACTAAAAAAATACGCAAACTTTTACTTTTGAAATATTTTATCTGTTTTAAAACTATAATAATAATATATGGAATTATAATTCCAAGTACTATCGTTATGTAAGATAAAATAATTGTAATGTTCTCCGATCCTAACATATAATTCCTGTAATTGTAATTTACACCTGGAATTGAATGAAGCACTTCTGCAAAGAAGATACTAAGAAACCCACAAAATAGAATAATTAATAAATTATTTAATTTTCTTAGATTTTCTGAAGCCAAAAATAATAATCCATAAATTAGAATAAAGAATAATAAAAAAGGTATGAAGCTACTATTCATGCTATTTGGGTATATTTCATCTAAAAAGATCATTAATAAGGGCTTTAACCAAATGATGAGAGGAATAATAATTAAAATTAGTACCTTTAAAGTGTTAAACATAATTTCACCCTTAATTCATTTCTATCACTATTCAGAATCAATATATTTGTCTGGAACCTTTTCCCATGTAGTACACTTTCTACTTTCTTCTCTTTTAAATTGTCTAAAAAGTTACCTTTCATCAAAAGTTACTTCTGGAATAACTTTATTTACTGAATCTCTTAATGACTTTTTCATTTCTGAACTTAAGTGATCAATAATCTCTTCTATTTTTACTCTTGCCATAAGTATCACCCTCTTAATTTATTTTTATATCTAACTATAAAAATTGGTTCTAAAATTATTTATTAAATATTATAGTTCGATATACTATTTCGGATTCCTTTATTTAAAATATTTAAACAATGGAATCTGAGGGAGTTGTTCAACAATTTGGCCTGATAAATAGAACCTTATTAATTAAGTACTTTATTGCATAAACAAAATTATTTGCTGCGCAGTATAAAGTCTACTACGCAATAAAAGAGTGACTCTATAAATCTTGATACATTCAATGACTGTAATCAAAGACAATAAAGCACAAATGTTAAGTAGATTAGCGATTACCGAATTGAATTTAACTAGAAGTAGCATTAAGAATTAAGCATGAAATTAATCTTAGGTTAATGAGTGATTATGATTTTTAATAATACGCATCACCTCTAACGTCAGTAAAAGAAAAAGACTTCTCAAAAGTTTTACAACTAATGAGAAGCCTCTTTTATATACCTAATGTTAGCATTTTGTTAGCAAATTGCGCATAAACCCTTATATATCAAGGTTTTGAGCGATCATCACATCATGCCGCCCATGCCACCCATTCCGCCCATGCCGCTCATGTCAGGCATGCCGCCAGCGTTTTCTTCTGGCTTATCAGCAACAACCGCTTCAGTCGTTAAGAACATAGCAGCTACTGATGCAGCGTTTTGAAGTGCAGAACGAGTAACTTTAGTTGGGTCAACGATTCCTTCTTCAATCATGTTTACCCATGTACCGTTTGCAGCGTTGAAACCAGTTCCAACAGCTTCACCTTTTAAGCGCTCAACAACTACAGAACCTTCAAGTCCAGCATTGTGTGCGATTTGACGTACTGGCTCTTCTAAAGCACGTAGTACGATATTTACACCAGTTTGCTCGTCGCCATCAGCAGTAATAGCAGCAACCGCTTGGTAGATGTTCATTAATGCTGTACCACCACCAGATACGATTCCTTCTTCAACTGCAGCACGAGTTGAGTTTAATGCATCTTCAATACGAAGTTTACGCTCTTTAAGCTCAGTTTCTGTTGCAGCACCAACTTTAATTACTGCTACTCCACCTGCAAGCTTAGCTAGGCGCTCTTGTAATTTTTCTTTATCAAATTCAGAAGTAGTTTCTTCTACTTGTGCACGGATTTGGCTTACGCGACCTGCGATTTGCTCAGAGTTTCCAGCACCTTCAACGATTGTTGTATTTTCTTTCGTTACAACAACTTTAGAAGCAGTACCTAATTGTCCGATGTTTGCAGACTTGAGGTCTAGACCTAATTCTTCTGTAATTACTTCAGCACCAGTTAAGATAGCGATATCTTCTAACATTGCTTTACGACGGTCACCGAATCCTGGAGCTTTAACAGCTACTGCATTAAATGTTCCACGTAATTTGTTTACAACGATTGTTGCTAACGCTTCACCTTCAACGTCTTCAGCAATCATTAATAGAGGCTTACCTTGTTGAACAACTTGCTCAAGCACTGGTAATACTTCTTGAATGTTAGTAATCTTTTTATCAGTAATTAAAATATAAGGATTTTCTAATACAGCTTCCATCTTATCAGAGTCTGTAACCATGTAAGGGGAAGCGTATCCACGATCAAACTGCATACCTTCTACTACTTCTAATTCTGTAGAGAAACCTTTTGATTCTTCAATCGTGATAACACCGTCGTTACCTACGCGCTCCATAGCTTCAGCGATTAATTGACCTACTTCTTTGTCAGCAGCTGAAATTGCAGCAACTTGTGCGATAGACTCTTTACCTTCGATAGGTTTAGAGATTTTTTGTAATTCTTCTACTGCTGTTTTAACCGCTTTTTCGATTCCTTTACGGATAACCATTGGGTTAGCACCAGATGTTACGTTCTTTAATCCTTCACGGATCATAGCTTGTGCTAATACTGTTGCAGTTGTAGTACCGTCACCAGCTACATCGTTTGTTTTGCTAGCTACTTCTGAAACTAGTTTTGCACCCATATTTTCAAAAGCATCTTCTAGTTCAATTTCTTTTGCGATAGTCACACCATCATTAGTAATTAATGGAGAACCGAACTTCTTCTCTAAAACTACGTTACGACCTTTAGGTCCTAATGTAACTTTTACAGCGTTTGCTAATGCATCTACACCACGAAGCATCGAACGACGAGCTTCTTCACTAAATTTAATGTCTTTAGCCAATTTGTTCTACCCCCTAAGAAATTTTTATAAGTATATTAGTATGCGTTATGTGTATTATCCAACGATTGCTAATACGTCATTTTCGCGAAGGATTAAATATTCTTTTCCTTCATACTTTAATTCCGTACCAGAGTATTTAGAGAAAACGATAATGTTTCCTTCTGCTACTTCCATAGCAATGCGCTCACCATGTTCTGTCACACGGCCGCTTCCTACAGCGATAACTTTTCCTTGCTGCGGCTTTTCCTTTGCGCTATCAGGAAGAACGATTCCGCTTGCAGTTTTCTCTTCTGCTTCAACTAATTCGATTACAATACGATCACCTAAAGGCTTTAACAATGTAAACTACCTCCTTAAGATCTTCATTTTCTTATTTGTTAGCACTCAAGCTCATCGAGTGCTAATACATTTATTATAATAAT from Lottiidibacillus patelloidae includes:
- the groL gene encoding chaperonin GroEL (60 kDa chaperone family; promotes refolding of misfolded polypeptides especially under stressful conditions; forms two stacked rings of heptamers to form a barrel-shaped 14mer; ends can be capped by GroES; misfolded proteins enter the barrel where they are refolded when GroES binds), with protein sequence MAKDIKFSEEARRSMLRGVDALANAVKVTLGPKGRNVVLEKKFGSPLITNDGVTIAKEIELEDAFENMGAKLVSEVASKTNDVAGDGTTTATVLAQAMIREGLKNVTSGANPMVIRKGIEKAVKTAVEELQKISKPIEGKESIAQVAAISAADKEVGQLIAEAMERVGNDGVITIEESKGFSTELEVVEGMQFDRGYASPYMVTDSDKMEAVLENPYILITDKKITNIQEVLPVLEQVVQQGKPLLMIAEDVEGEALATIVVNKLRGTFNAVAVKAPGFGDRRKAMLEDIAILTGAEVITEELGLDLKSANIGQLGTASKVVVTKENTTIVEGAGNSEQIAGRVSQIRAQVEETTSEFDKEKLQERLAKLAGGVAVIKVGAATETELKERKLRIEDALNSTRAAVEEGIVSGGGTALMNIYQAVAAITADGDEQTGVNIVLRALEEPVRQIAHNAGLEGSVVVERLKGEAVGTGFNAANGTWVNMIEEGIVDPTKVTRSALQNAASVAAMFLTTEAVVADKPEENAGGMPDMSGMGGMGGMGGMM
- the groES gene encoding co-chaperone GroES, giving the protein MLKPLGDRIVIELVEAEEKTASGIVLPDSAKEKPQQGKVIAVGSGRVTEHGERIAMEVAEGNIIVFSKYSGTELKYEGKEYLILRENDVLAIVG